Proteins from a genomic interval of Papaver somniferum cultivar HN1 chromosome 4, ASM357369v1, whole genome shotgun sequence:
- the LOC113274869 gene encoding heat stress transcription factor B-2b-like, whose amino-acid sequence MVEQNGETESLSQQQQSQQKSSSLPTPFLTKTYQLVEDTTVDDIISWNEDGTTFIVWRAAEFARDLLPKFFKHNNFSSFVRQLNTYGFRKIVPDRWEFCHDCFKRGEKKLLSDIQRRKVSSTSSPSPPVVTTTTTTTTVVVAAGSPTDSGDEQVLSSNSSPSTSLIPPVMMASNTINYIRPSGGCSSSSTNSELVEENERLRKENQQLSQELKQMKNLCNNIFALMTKYKASTNLHGEEAEDEDNKSGGGGFPAEKPMEFLSLKQFCDDNDAITGGVSDSSRLKAETEEDTSSTRLFGVPIRVKRVRTEDDEENDQNEELVKPEPSDSNSKKVVDDESRWLKKCNSLPNRRLCLE is encoded by the exons ATGGTAGAACAAAATGGAGAAACAGAATCATTatctcaacaacaacaatcacagcAGAAATCATCATCATTACCAACACCGTTTCTAACAAAAACGTATCAATTAGTTGAAGATACAACAGTTGATGATATTATATCATGGAATGAAGATGGTACTACTTTCATTGTTTGGAGAGCAGCTGAATTTGCTAGAGATTTGTTGCCCAAATTCTTTAAACATAATAATTTCTCTAGTTTCGTTCGCCAACTCAATACTTAC GGATTTCGAAAGATAGTACCAGATAGATGGGAATTTTGCCACGATTGTTTTAAAAGAGGAGAAAAGAAATTATTATCTGATATACAAAGAAGAAAAGTATCATCAACATCATCTCCGTCACCACCGGTTGTAACGACGACGACCACAACAACAACGGTTGTAGTAGCAGCTGGATCTCCAACTGATTCCGGTGATGAACAAGTATTATCATCGAATTCTTCACCTTCAACATCATTAATTCCACCGGTGATGATGGCGAGTAACACCATAAATTATATTAGGCCTAGCGGCGGTTGCAGTAGCAGTAGTACTAATTCAGAATTAGTTGAAGAAAATGAAAGATTGAGAAAAGAGAATCAACAACTATCACAGGAATTAAAACAGATGAAGAATCTCTGTAACAATATCTTTGCTTTAATGACCAAGTACAAGGCTTCCACTAATCTTCATGGAGAAGAAGCCGAAGATGAAGATAAtaagagtggtggtggtggttttccGGCGGAGAAACCGATGGAATTTTTATCATTAAAGCAGTTTTGTGACGATAATGATGCAATCACCGGTGGTGTTAGCGACAGTAGTCGACTTAAAGCTGAAACAGAAGAAGATACGAGTAGTACTCGATTATTTGGTGTTCCGATTCGGGTGAAACGAGTCAGaacagaggatgatgaagaaaatgatcaaAATGAAGAACTGGTGAAACCAGAGCCGTCGGATTCGAATTCGAAAAAAGTAGTTGATGATGAATCAAGATGGTTGAAGAAATGTAATAGTCTACCAAATCGACGGTTGTGCTTGGAatga
- the LOC113272120 gene encoding uncharacterized protein LOC113272120, with amino-acid sequence MKKAMEINMFKGFNNQEMISHLQFADDTLVFIDAREEVESLLLVLHIYEAITGLPVNLQKSSMVSIGADNKIKDCAEILSCKIEKLPFMYLGMPVGATCNTRTIWDVIIEKFQKKLAPWRRKFLNKAGRLVLIKSTLAALPIYFMSIILIPTCVEKKLTQIMRNFLWGSTSEKKKINWIAWSRKATHKDGFIQNMIQNGRWDIQLIRNASMEQMQDIMNMIMHIGSPPTFQMKLSADLE; translated from the exons ATGAAGAAGGCAATGGAAATAAATATGTTCAAGGGTTTCAACAATCAGGAGATGATATCCCATCTACAATTTGCTGATGACACATTGGTCTTCATAGATGCAAGAGAAGAAGTAGAAAGTTTATTGTTAGTCTTGCACATTTATGAAGCCATCACAGGTCTGCCTGTCAATTTGCAGAAAAGCTCAATGGTGAGCATTGGAGCTGACAATAAAATTAAAGATTGTGCAGAGATTCTAAGTTGCAAAATTGAGAAGCTTCCTTTCATGTATCTAGGAATGCCAGTGGGGGCTACATGTAATACAAGAACCATTTGGGATGTTATCATAGAGAAATTCCAGAAAAAACTTGCACCCTGGAGGAGGAAATTCCTAAACAAAGCTGGCAGATTGGTACTAATCAAAAGCACTTTAGCTGCATTACCTATTTATTTTATGTCCATCATTCTTATACCGACTTGTGTAGAAAAGAAGCTCACCCAAATTATGAGAAACTTTCTTTGGGGATCTACATcggagaaaaagaaaatcaattggATCGCCTGGTCCAGA AAGGCCACACACAAAGATGGATTCATTCAGAACATGATACAAAATGGAAGATGGGACATTCAACTCATCAGGAATGCAAGTATGGAGCAAATGCAAGATATCATGAATATGATTATGCACATAGGATCACCACCAACATTCCAGATGAAGTTGTCTGCAGATTTGGAGTGA
- the LOC113272121 gene encoding uncharacterized protein LOC113272121 translates to MLLSSSTLIEYKNLVFQIGLSILLTLILTFLQLPIRFLEGLNTYIHPENVASDNNKSGFRPAIRRPSDNNTSVEGYQNLDSSSNEQIKKRVHPKKGKFEFDETNAQIFRLHLVDSHIRSRLYFSDYQNVFVYSFISISSLVLHKWGLNISDKSGVFVNGSVAPILLGFFSILKIVVVIGKLSFERSASKRSEKQLSLIVGGLGFVLGFSILLMVVPSVFDFEFEGIDGSGKVVVAILAGCLCGFLFMPAMKIARSFWLGTDQLRWNLSIISCGWFARFLLYLNFIIGMFTCLLWIKPVVAIFVKVVNSSEKLAGEKLVGNLGMAQSDFDKFRLMCLLAFGVSQFLALRPNLQMYLNEAVLSWYQRLHASKVPDLEFSRAKIFLHNYYMCLVVLQFLAPSALVLLFLGLSQIEKEEGKSLLTNFPFLYNFLPCSALVKEVALFMACRLDIILEKNIGGGVSISENLILQQYFGVPDLCTSHNKLVSDVRDVSVPLTSRRNVGHAYLTFIECLRESAEIELEFVMCIVT, encoded by the exons ATGTTGTTATCATCGTCAACATTAATTGAATACAAAAACCTCGTATTTCAAATCGGATTATCAATCCTTCTAACTCTAATCCTCACATTTCTTCAACTCCCAATTCGATTTCTCGAAGGTCTTAACACTTACATTCATCCAGAAAACGTCGCAAGTGATAACAATAAATCTGGGTTTCGTCCAGCAATCCGTAGACCAAGTGATAACAACACTTCTGTAGAAGGATATCAGAATTTAGATTCAAGTAGTAATGAACAAATCAAGAAAAGGGTTCATCCTAAGAAAGGTAAATTCGAGTTTGATGAAACTAATGCTCAGATATTTAGATTACATTTAGTTGATAGTCATATTAGATCGAGGCTTTATTTCTCTGATTATCAGAATGTTTTTGTTTAttctttcatttcaatttcatcACTTGTGCTACACAAATGGGGGTTGAATATATCTGACAAATCTGGAGTTTTTGTTAATGGATCTGTGGCTCCGATTTTGTTAGGGTTTTtctcaattttgaaaatagtCGTTGtaattggtaagctttcgtttgaGAGATCTGCAAGTAAGAGGTCTGAGAAGCAATTGAGTTTGATTGTTGGTGGGTTAGGGTTTGTCTTGGGGTTTTCGATCTTGTTAATGGTTGTTCCTTCAgtgtttgattttgaatttgaagGGATTGATGGGTCTGGGAAGGTTGTTGTAGCTATCTTAGCTGGTTGTCTTTGTGGGTTTTTGTTCATGCCTGCGATGAAGATTGCTCGATCGTTTTGGCTTGGAACGGATCAACTGCGATGGAATTTGTCAATAATTTCTTGTGGATGGTTTGCAAGGTTTCTTCTTTATTTGAATTTCATCATTGGAATGTTTACGTGTTTATTGTGGATTAAACCAGTGGTAGCAATATTTGTTAAAGTAGTGAATTCTAGTGAGAAGTTGGCTGGGGAGAAGTTGGTTGGGAATTTGGGTATGGCACAATCAGATTTCGATAAGTTCAGGCTAATGTGTTTACTGGCTTTTGGGGTTTCACAGTTTTTGGCATTGAGGCCTAATTTGCAAATGTATCTGAACGAGGCAGTTCTGTCGTGGTACCAGAGATTACATGCTAGTAAAGTTCCGGACTTGGAATTCAGTAGAGCGAAAATCTTCTTACACAATTACTATATGTGTTTGGTAGTATTGCAGTTTCTTGCACCATCCGCATTGGTTCTTCTATTTCTTGGATTATCGCAAATCGAAAAAGAAGAAGGTAAGAGCTTACTCAcgaatttcccatttttatacaatTTCTTACCATGTTCTGCACTTGTAAAAGAAGTGGCATTATTTATGGCTTG TCGTTTGGACATCATACTCGAGAAGAACATTGGTGGTGGTGTTTCTATCTCAGAAAACCTTATTCTACAACAGTACTTTGGCGTTCCTGATTTATGTACCAGTCATAACAAACTTGTATCAGACGTTCGAGACGTTTCTGTGCCTTTGACATCACGTAGGAATGTAGGTCATGCTTATCTAACCTTTATAGAATGCTTGAGGGAGTCTGCTGAAATTGAGCTTGAGTTCGTCATGTGCATCGTTACATAA
- the LOC113272122 gene encoding uncharacterized protein LOC113272122 yields the protein MDEEPNANNTQIVPEMETVEDQPPPVDVIHEDTKDHFQTGLTWKTKEEVVKWVEEHAWKINCVIVKGRQKTYKTKTRKINCPFKIVLKWNINEKVFKMNEDMDCRHNHPRPKDLHGHYRAGRLKAHEYAEVDKMTRVCMAPFKILSKLKADDKNNKTTLQQIYNARSTLRRKDLQGRLVMQQLLWLAQKKNYACQKKLDEFGHVTHLFIALPECVKLALCFPQVLVLDCTYKTNKYEMPLMNVVGHTLQCKVRLIRVKHL from the exons atggatgaggaacccaatgctaataATACACAG ATTGTTCCTGAAATGGAAACTGTGGAGGATCAACCACCACCTGTTGATGTCATTCATGAAGATACTAAAGATCATTTCCAAACTGGCTTG ACGTGGAAAACCAAAGAAGAAGTTGTTAAATGGGTTGAGGAACATGCTTGGAAAATCAATTGCGTCATAGTTAAAGGTAGACAAAAAACATATAAGACTAAAACAAGGAAGATAAATTGTCCTTTCAAGATCGTCTTAAAGTGGAACATAAATGAAAAAGTTTTCAAAATGAATGAAGATATGGATtgccgtcataaccacccacgtccaaaGGATCTTCATGGACATTATAGAGCCGGAAGACTAAAAGCTCATGAATATGCGGAGgtagataaaatgacacgagtaTGTATGGCACCCTTTAAAATTCTTAGCAAGTTGAAGGCGGATGATAAGAATAACAAGACTACGTTGCAACAAATCTATAACGCGAGAAGTACTTTGAGAAGAAAGGATTTGCAAGGTAGGTTGGTGATGCAACAATTATTGTGGTTGGCGCAAAAGAAGAACTATGCTTGCCAAAAGAAATTGGATGAATTTGGCCATGTGACACACCTTTTTATTGCCCTTCCGGAATGCGTAAAGTTGGcgttatgcttcccacaagttctcgtattggattgcacttacaagaccaATAAGTATGAGATGCCCCTGATGAACGTTGTTGGTCATACGTTACAGTGTAAGGTTCGGCTTATACGTGTTAAACACTTATAA